In Nocardioides sp. zg-1228, a single window of DNA contains:
- a CDS encoding PGPGW domain-containing protein, producing the protein MATVPGGDAVKGLAIQAAGWILVLLGLAALVLPGPGLLALFAGMALLATQYRWAERRLSPVKNAALRTAADSVASWPRICASLVGVVALVATGIVWGLRPPVPGWWPIADRWWLLGGWGAGSTLIFSGLVAGAMVVYSYLNFRGSGQDGASKDQLGP; encoded by the coding sequence ATGGCCACTGTTCCCGGCGGCGATGCCGTCAAGGGCCTCGCCATCCAGGCAGCTGGTTGGATATTGGTCCTGCTGGGACTGGCCGCGCTGGTACTTCCCGGGCCGGGTCTGCTCGCGCTCTTTGCCGGGATGGCACTCCTTGCGACGCAATACCGGTGGGCCGAACGCCGACTCTCCCCGGTGAAGAATGCCGCGCTGAGAACGGCGGCCGACAGCGTCGCCTCATGGCCACGCATCTGCGCGTCACTCGTCGGCGTGGTCGCTCTCGTCGCCACTGGCATCGTCTGGGGGTTGCGACCACCCGTTCCGGGCTGGTGGCCGATAGCCGACCGCTGGTGGCTCCTCGGCGGATGGGGCGCCGGCTCCACCCTCATCTTCTCCGGACTCGTCGCCGGGGCCATGGTCGTGTACTCCTACCTGAACTTCCGTGGGAGCGGACAGGATGGAGCCTCTAAGGACCAGCTTGGCCCGTGA
- a CDS encoding S66 peptidase family protein has protein sequence MEFLTVPKAKPGDKVAIVSPSFAAPAVAPAIHEQAMERLRTVTGLEPVEYPTTRRLGATPSDRAADINAAFADPSIRAILSTLGGDDQITVVPHLRPDLAIADPKPFLGYSDNTNILNWLWTHGVPGFHGGSTQVHLGPGAGVDPVHEQSLRAALLTGEQLEIVEPGESEDMGIDWDDPRSLRENGVREPTEPWTWAGPQQTVTGRTWGGCVEVLQWLLTAGRFPADSTVLDGGVLLLETSEELISARQFGWVLRSLGERGVLETVRAAVVARPPTMNFDVQPPADERQKMRDEQRDAAVSIVGRYNSKACIVVGPPFGHTRPQWILPYGGTVTIDGHRQAILADYR, from the coding sequence ATGGAGTTCCTGACGGTGCCGAAGGCTAAACCGGGTGACAAGGTCGCGATCGTGTCGCCGTCGTTCGCTGCGCCCGCGGTGGCTCCCGCGATCCACGAGCAAGCCATGGAACGCCTGCGGACCGTGACCGGGCTTGAGCCCGTGGAGTACCCGACGACTCGCAGACTCGGCGCGACTCCGAGCGATCGCGCGGCGGACATCAATGCGGCGTTCGCGGACCCCAGCATCAGGGCCATCCTCTCGACCCTCGGAGGCGACGACCAGATCACCGTGGTTCCGCACCTGCGTCCCGACCTGGCCATCGCCGACCCCAAGCCGTTCTTGGGTTACAGCGACAACACCAACATCCTGAACTGGCTGTGGACCCACGGCGTACCCGGCTTCCACGGTGGGTCAACACAGGTGCACCTCGGTCCTGGTGCCGGGGTCGACCCCGTTCACGAGCAGTCGTTGCGCGCGGCGTTGCTGACAGGCGAACAACTGGAGATCGTCGAGCCGGGCGAATCTGAGGACATGGGCATCGACTGGGACGACCCGCGCTCACTCCGCGAGAACGGGGTGCGGGAACCGACCGAACCATGGACTTGGGCTGGGCCGCAGCAGACGGTGACCGGTCGCACCTGGGGCGGATGCGTCGAAGTCCTCCAATGGCTCCTTACCGCCGGGCGCTTCCCTGCCGACTCGACCGTCCTCGACGGCGGCGTGCTGCTCCTAGAGACTTCTGAGGAACTCATCTCTGCGAGGCAGTTCGGGTGGGTCCTGCGTTCACTTGGCGAGCGCGGAGTCTTGGAGACCGTGCGCGCGGCGGTGGTCGCGCGCCCGCCGACGATGAACTTCGACGTTCAGCCCCCCGCCGACGAACGACAGAAGATGCGAGACGAGCAGCGGGACGCGGCCGTCAGCATCGTCGGGCGATACAACTCTAAAGCGTGCATCGTTGTCGGTCCCCCGTTCGGTCACACGCGACCCCAATGGATCCTGCCCTACGGCGGCACCGTCACGATCGATGGCCACCGCCAGGCGATTCTTGCCGACTACCGCTGA
- a CDS encoding DUF1499 domain-containing protein produces MTVAVEVHMGIRAHAEAQFSGPPEAALARAREAAVRIPRAGLRSVTDDAFEVTVGITFKSWGEVVRVTALAREEGTLVRVESRSRLRTTSADWGKNRRNVETVLQAL; encoded by the coding sequence ATGACGGTCGCGGTCGAGGTTCACATGGGTATTCGCGCGCACGCAGAAGCCCAGTTCTCAGGCCCGCCTGAGGCGGCTCTTGCGCGGGCACGCGAGGCCGCTGTGCGCATTCCTCGCGCTGGCCTTCGGTCCGTCACAGATGACGCATTCGAGGTGACCGTCGGCATCACGTTCAAGTCGTGGGGTGAGGTGGTGCGCGTGACGGCACTGGCGCGCGAGGAGGGCACCTTGGTTCGCGTTGAATCGCGATCAAGACTGCGCACGACGTCGGCTGACTGGGGAAAGAACAGACGCAACGTAGAGACGGTGCTTCAAGCGCTCTAG
- a CDS encoding VOC family protein, translating to MKSIALPIADRERSYRFYRDLGLDTPGTTADDGVPEPLVIDVQGFAVILVPTDGFRYVLNGRPISPPTASECILSLELTDPSDVDSWHRTAVAVGATSISAPEARPWGYTAVVTDPDGHAWEATAADSEHPA from the coding sequence ATGAAGTCCATCGCTCTACCCATCGCCGACCGCGAGCGGTCGTACCGGTTCTACCGTGACCTCGGCCTGGACACTCCCGGCACAACAGCCGACGATGGGGTGCCCGAGCCGCTGGTCATCGACGTCCAGGGATTCGCTGTCATTCTGGTTCCGACTGACGGCTTTCGCTACGTCCTCAACGGTCGGCCAATCAGCCCACCTACCGCGAGTGAGTGCATTCTCAGTCTCGAGCTGACAGACCCTTCCGACGTCGATTCCTGGCACCGAACGGCGGTCGCTGTCGGGGCAACATCCATCTCAGCCCCCGAAGCCAGACCCTGGGGATACACAGCCGTCGTTACCGACCCGGACGGGCATGCCTGGGAGGCGACCGCAGCGGACAGCGAGCACCCGGCCTGA
- a CDS encoding HNH endonuclease signature motif containing protein: MIDMLAVPHAGGVEELTAAGVLRAIRERRLVEERAAADQLVLAAQWADLHPPESIHHAASFTVPGCEHEEPIAGEGTPLVAEFCVAELGSVLGVSTVSAKRLIGHALELRHRLPRLWAQVHAGRVPAWRAQAVAEVTIHATPSLTVQAAAYVDAQVAAVAGRIGPAQLDRLVAETIKRFDLAAPDPASDPEDGYLDDDPRHATLHDQHVHFAGTMRFEAELDLADALDLDRALAHGAATLAALGSPEPLDARRAAALGDLARTQTALDLHHQGTRTTTATRTDDGLPVAREVVLHAHLDATICDTTVFGPTGRLEEGQRLVLLDQVKDWCADSRTKVTIRPVIDLNAHLTAPGYAIPDRIREQVVLRDRTCVFPWCTRPARGCDIDHVTEFDHDAAADGRPQPGPTATQNLAALCRSHHRLKTHTAWRYATTAPGTFEWTSPHGHRYRRDPTGTTRIDEAETAAPPGIPHPRRP; the protein is encoded by the coding sequence ATGATCGATATGCTGGCAGTGCCGCACGCGGGTGGGGTCGAGGAGCTCACCGCCGCCGGTGTGCTGCGTGCGATCCGCGAGCGTCGCCTCGTCGAGGAGCGGGCCGCGGCCGACCAGCTCGTGCTCGCCGCCCAGTGGGCCGACCTGCACCCGCCGGAGTCGATCCACCACGCGGCGTCGTTCACCGTGCCCGGCTGTGAGCACGAGGAGCCCATCGCGGGCGAGGGCACGCCGCTGGTCGCGGAGTTCTGCGTCGCCGAGCTCGGCTCGGTGCTTGGCGTCTCGACGGTGTCGGCGAAGCGGCTCATCGGGCACGCCCTCGAGCTGCGCCACCGCCTCCCGCGGTTGTGGGCGCAGGTCCACGCCGGACGGGTCCCCGCGTGGCGGGCCCAGGCCGTCGCCGAGGTCACGATCCACGCGACACCGTCGCTGACGGTTCAGGCCGCGGCGTACGTCGACGCGCAGGTCGCCGCCGTCGCCGGCCGCATCGGGCCGGCCCAGCTCGACCGGCTGGTCGCCGAGACCATCAAGCGCTTCGACCTCGCCGCCCCCGACCCGGCCTCCGATCCGGAGGACGGCTACCTCGACGACGACCCGCGTCACGCGACGCTCCACGACCAGCACGTGCACTTCGCCGGCACCATGCGGTTCGAGGCCGAGCTCGACCTCGCCGACGCCCTCGACCTCGACCGCGCGCTCGCGCACGGCGCCGCGACCCTGGCCGCGCTCGGCTCACCCGAGCCGCTCGACGCGCGACGGGCCGCAGCCCTCGGTGACCTCGCCCGCACCCAGACCGCCCTCGACCTCCACCACCAGGGCACCCGGACCACCACAGCGACGCGGACCGATGACGGCCTGCCGGTCGCGCGGGAGGTCGTGCTCCACGCTCACCTCGACGCCACGATCTGCGACACCACCGTGTTCGGTCCGACCGGCCGGTTGGAGGAGGGCCAGCGGCTCGTCCTGCTCGACCAGGTCAAGGACTGGTGCGCCGACTCGCGCACGAAGGTCACGATCAGGCCGGTCATCGACCTCAATGCCCACCTCACCGCGCCCGGCTACGCGATCCCCGACCGGATCCGGGAGCAAGTCGTTCTGAGGGACCGCACCTGCGTGTTCCCGTGGTGCACCCGCCCCGCCCGCGGCTGCGACATCGACCACGTCACCGAGTTCGACCACGACGCCGCCGCGGACGGGAGACCGCAGCCCGGGCCGACGGCTACGCAGAATCTCGCCGCCCTGTGCCGGTCGCACCACCGGCTCAAGACCCACACCGCCTGGCGCTACGCGACCACCGCGCCAGGCACGTTCGAGTGGACCAGCCCCCACGGCCACCGCTACCGCCGCGACCCCACCGGCACCACCCGGATCGACGAGGCAGAGACGGCCGCACCGCCGGGCATCCCCCACCCCCGCCGACCATGA
- a CDS encoding transcriptional regulator, with amino-acid sequence MTSDDLHARRVAAVRAWTRFVEAGDADAVRPEILRSWELSGVVSPDVTQAPLDDEGDTAELWNASPLQTAVTRVQDELRRTAEDGDLVIAVTDDQTRILWTYGGRVMRRKAETVNFVPGGRWDERSVGTNALAIAGRTAAPAMVFSAEHYAEVVHNWVCWAAPVFDPATGRPLGVIDLSTTWDRTHPIGLATARVMARLIEGALPADRRTTLAGDAAPAEPGLTLTLLGTAQVWLDGQRLLLNRRQTEILALLALHPSGLSVEHLHALLYGDASVTTSTLKAEVSHLRAALSGQLSSRPYRLTMPVATDVEEVQRLLRRGEVRAAVRAYGGDLLPGTDSPALAQMGDYLAVSVREALLATPDPDAVLRYSELAPYDTAVVEACLAALPVHHPVAPLLKGRLASAR; translated from the coding sequence ATGACCAGCGATGACCTGCACGCCCGACGCGTGGCCGCCGTGCGCGCCTGGACCCGCTTCGTCGAGGCCGGCGACGCCGACGCGGTCCGTCCGGAGATCCTGCGCAGCTGGGAGCTGTCCGGAGTCGTGTCCCCCGACGTGACGCAGGCCCCGCTCGACGACGAGGGCGACACCGCCGAGCTCTGGAACGCCTCCCCGCTGCAGACCGCCGTCACCCGCGTGCAGGACGAGCTGCGGCGCACCGCCGAGGACGGCGACCTCGTCATCGCGGTCACCGACGACCAGACCCGGATCCTGTGGACCTACGGCGGACGGGTGATGCGCCGCAAGGCCGAGACCGTCAACTTCGTGCCCGGCGGGCGCTGGGACGAGCGCAGCGTCGGCACCAACGCGCTCGCGATCGCGGGTCGCACGGCCGCGCCCGCGATGGTCTTCAGCGCCGAGCACTACGCGGAGGTCGTGCACAACTGGGTCTGCTGGGCCGCGCCGGTGTTCGACCCCGCCACGGGGCGGCCGCTGGGCGTGATCGACCTGTCGACGACGTGGGACCGCACCCACCCCATCGGCCTCGCGACGGCACGGGTGATGGCCCGGCTCATCGAGGGCGCGCTGCCCGCCGACCGGCGTACGACGCTCGCCGGGGACGCGGCGCCGGCCGAGCCCGGCCTCACCCTCACCCTCCTCGGCACCGCGCAGGTGTGGCTCGACGGCCAGCGCCTGCTGCTCAACCGGCGCCAGACCGAGATCCTGGCGCTGCTCGCCCTGCACCCGTCTGGCCTGTCGGTCGAGCACCTCCACGCGCTCCTCTACGGCGACGCCTCGGTGACCACCTCGACGCTCAAGGCCGAGGTCTCCCACCTGCGTGCCGCCCTGTCGGGCCAGCTCTCCTCGCGCCCCTACCGGCTCACGATGCCGGTGGCCACCGATGTCGAGGAGGTGCAACGGCTGCTGCGTCGCGGCGAGGTGCGTGCCGCGGTCCGGGCCTACGGCGGCGACCTCCTGCCCGGCACCGACTCGCCCGCGCTGGCGCAGATGGGCGACTACCTCGCCGTCAGCGTGCGCGAGGCGCTGCTGGCCACCCCCGACCCTGACGCGGTCCTGCGCTACAGCGAGCTCGCGCCGTACGACACCGCCGTGGTCGAGGCCTGCCTCGCCGCGCTCCCGGTGCACCACCCCGTCGCCCCGCTGCTCAAGGGCCGGCTCGCCAGCGCCCGCTGA
- a CDS encoding (2Fe-2S)-binding protein codes for MTRIQLTVDGAAVSDDVEPRMLLVQYLRERLGKTGTVIGCDTSNCGACTVHLDGTSVKSCNVLAVQAAGRTVTTIEGLADAAEGDLHPVQEAFRECHGLQCGFCTPGMIMQAVDLLAENPQPTEEEVRLGMEGNLCRCTGYHNIVRSVLHAAGQTAAGEPA; via the coding sequence ATGACCAGGATCCAACTCACCGTGGACGGAGCGGCGGTCTCCGACGACGTCGAGCCCAGGATGCTGCTGGTGCAGTACCTGCGCGAGCGGCTCGGCAAGACCGGCACCGTGATCGGGTGCGACACCTCCAACTGCGGGGCGTGCACCGTCCACCTCGACGGCACGAGCGTGAAGTCGTGCAACGTGCTCGCCGTGCAGGCGGCCGGGCGCACCGTCACCACGATCGAGGGGCTCGCCGACGCGGCCGAGGGCGACCTGCACCCGGTGCAGGAGGCCTTCCGGGAGTGCCACGGCCTCCAGTGCGGCTTCTGCACGCCGGGGATGATCATGCAGGCCGTCGACCTGCTCGCCGAGAACCCGCAGCCCACCGAGGAGGAGGTGCGGCTCGGCATGGAGGGCAACCTCTGTCGCTGCACCGGCTACCACAACATCGTCCGCAGCGTCCTCCACGCCGCCGGCCAGACGGCGGCGGGTGAGCCCGCATGA
- a CDS encoding xanthine dehydrogenase family protein molybdopterin-binding subunit: MSTTQDRPAAEIGRDRRRKEDQRLITGRTRWTDNITLPGMLHLAMVRSPFAHARIVSVDVEAAKASPNVVTVLSGKDFGEELGACINAWPITPDQKTPAHSPMPADRVAFAGEVVAVVVARSAAEARDAAELVDVEYDELPAVVGIKKALADEVLAHPDLGTNKSALWVFDSQEAGTGSDVEAAIAEARTSGIVIEREYRQQRLIPAFMEPRSVVVDPTGEQLTMWSATQIPHILRFALAATTGVPESKIRVIAPDVGGGFGGKLQTTPEEWIAWAVARRLAKPVKYTETRSESLMAAHHGRDQVQTLTLAADRDGRVTGLKVHLDADLGAYVAIVGGGVPVLGAFMYNAIYKFPAYRFECQTVLTNTTFTDAYRGAGRPEATYAVERLMDELAAEVGVDPLEIRERNWITHEEFPFTTVAGLEYDSGNYEAATAKARESFGYDALRAEQRERRERGDRVQLGIGVSTFTEMCGLAPSRVLGSLDYGAGGWEHASVRMLATGTVEIVTGASAHGQGHETAFSQIVADRLGVPFEDVEVLHGDTQIAHKGLDTYGSRSLVVGGEALVRAVDKVVEKAKHLAAHLLEASADDLDYAGGRFSVRGTDQGVSIQELATAAFAAHDYPEDMEPSLDADATFDPVNFNYPHGTHLCAMEVDTETGAVRMRKYTCCDDIGTIINPLIVAGQVHGGLVQGIAQALWEEAVHDESGTLVSGSFVDYLLPTSADTISFDVVHTDEPSVCTTNSLGTKGVGEAGTIASTPAVVNAVVDAVRHLGVADVQMPCTPERVWRAIQDSREGGATETPPDAMPHFQEGALNQDPTSGEGAAQ; this comes from the coding sequence ATGAGCACCACGCAGGACCGCCCCGCGGCCGAGATCGGCAGGGACCGGCGCCGCAAGGAGGACCAGCGGCTGATCACCGGTCGCACCCGCTGGACCGACAACATCACGCTGCCGGGGATGCTCCACCTCGCGATGGTGCGCAGCCCCTTCGCCCACGCGCGGATCGTCTCCGTCGACGTCGAGGCCGCCAAGGCCTCGCCCAACGTGGTCACCGTGCTGAGCGGCAAGGACTTCGGTGAGGAGCTCGGCGCCTGCATCAACGCCTGGCCGATCACCCCCGACCAGAAGACGCCGGCCCACTCGCCGATGCCCGCCGACCGCGTGGCGTTCGCCGGCGAGGTGGTCGCGGTCGTGGTCGCCCGCAGCGCCGCCGAGGCGCGCGACGCCGCGGAGCTCGTCGACGTGGAGTACGACGAGCTGCCCGCCGTCGTCGGCATCAAGAAGGCATTGGCAGACGAGGTCCTCGCCCACCCCGACCTCGGCACCAACAAGTCGGCCCTGTGGGTCTTCGACTCCCAGGAGGCCGGGACCGGCAGCGACGTCGAGGCGGCCATCGCCGAGGCCCGCACCAGCGGCATCGTCATCGAGCGCGAGTACCGCCAGCAGCGGCTGATCCCCGCCTTCATGGAGCCGCGCAGCGTCGTCGTCGACCCCACGGGCGAGCAGCTCACCATGTGGTCCGCGACCCAGATCCCGCACATCCTGCGGTTCGCCCTGGCCGCCACCACCGGCGTGCCCGAGTCGAAGATCCGGGTCATCGCCCCCGACGTCGGTGGTGGCTTCGGCGGCAAGCTGCAGACCACGCCCGAGGAGTGGATCGCCTGGGCCGTGGCGCGACGGCTGGCCAAGCCGGTCAAGTACACCGAGACCCGCAGCGAGAGCCTGATGGCGGCCCACCACGGCCGCGACCAGGTGCAGACCCTGACCCTGGCCGCGGACCGCGACGGCCGGGTCACCGGCCTGAAGGTGCACCTCGACGCCGACCTCGGCGCCTACGTCGCGATCGTCGGCGGCGGCGTGCCGGTGCTCGGCGCGTTCATGTACAACGCGATCTACAAGTTCCCCGCCTACCGGTTCGAGTGCCAGACGGTCCTGACCAACACCACGTTCACCGACGCCTACCGCGGCGCGGGCCGACCCGAGGCGACCTACGCGGTCGAGCGGCTGATGGACGAGCTCGCCGCGGAGGTCGGCGTCGACCCGCTCGAGATCCGCGAGCGCAACTGGATCACCCACGAGGAGTTCCCGTTCACCACCGTGGCCGGGCTCGAGTACGACAGCGGCAACTACGAGGCCGCCACCGCCAAGGCCCGGGAGTCGTTCGGCTACGACGCCCTCCGCGCGGAGCAGCGCGAGCGCCGCGAGCGCGGCGACCGGGTGCAGCTCGGCATCGGCGTGTCGACCTTCACCGAGATGTGCGGACTCGCCCCGAGCCGGGTGCTCGGCAGCCTCGACTACGGCGCCGGCGGCTGGGAGCACGCGAGCGTGCGGATGCTCGCCACCGGCACGGTCGAGATCGTCACCGGAGCCAGCGCCCACGGCCAGGGCCACGAGACGGCGTTCAGCCAGATCGTCGCCGACCGCCTGGGGGTCCCGTTCGAGGACGTCGAGGTGCTGCACGGCGACACCCAGATCGCCCACAAGGGCCTCGACACCTACGGCTCGCGCTCGCTCGTCGTCGGCGGCGAGGCGCTGGTGCGCGCCGTCGACAAGGTCGTGGAGAAGGCCAAGCACCTCGCGGCACACCTGCTCGAGGCCAGCGCGGACGACCTCGACTACGCCGGCGGCCGCTTCTCCGTGCGCGGCACCGACCAGGGGGTGTCGATCCAGGAGCTCGCGACCGCGGCCTTCGCGGCGCACGACTACCCCGAGGACATGGAGCCGAGCCTCGACGCCGACGCGACCTTCGACCCGGTCAACTTCAACTACCCGCACGGCACCCACCTGTGCGCGATGGAGGTCGACACCGAGACCGGTGCGGTGAGGATGCGCAAGTACACCTGCTGCGACGACATCGGCACGATCATCAACCCGCTGATCGTCGCCGGGCAGGTGCACGGCGGCCTGGTGCAGGGGATCGCGCAGGCGCTGTGGGAGGAGGCCGTCCACGACGAGTCGGGGACGCTGGTGAGCGGGTCGTTCGTCGACTACCTGCTGCCGACGTCGGCCGACACGATCTCCTTCGACGTCGTGCACACCGACGAGCCCAGCGTCTGCACCACCAACTCGCTCGGCACGAAGGGCGTCGGCGAGGCCGGCACCATCGCGTCCACGCCGGCGGTCGTCAACGCCGTCGTCGACGCCGTTCGACACCTCGGCGTCGCCGACGTCCAGATGCCGTGCACGCCCGAGCGCGTGTGGCGCGCGATCCAGGACAGCAGGGAGGGCGGGGCCACCGAGACGCCCCCCGACGCGATGCCCCACTTCCAGGAGGGCGCGCTCAACCAGGACCCCACCTCCGGGGAAGGAGCAGCCCAGTGA
- a CDS encoding xanthine dehydrogenase family protein subunit M has product MIPVQFDYLAPTSVEEALAALGRHGDDAKILAGGQSLLPVLRMRLNAPEVVIDLGGISSLRGIRDDGDAIVIGAMTTHHDVRDHALVKEHALLLSKAAAEVADSQIRHRGTFGGALAHADPAGDLGAPALALGARFVIAGPGGTRTVEADDFFVDLFETAIGEDEILTEVRIPKHTGWGAHYEKFVRVAHQWPIVAVAATVRGSIDEAKVGLTNMGSTPLRARATEAALAGATATEDGVREAAQLASEGTSPPSDLNGAADYRQHLARVLTGRAVLTAAGS; this is encoded by the coding sequence GTGATCCCGGTGCAGTTCGACTACCTCGCCCCGACCTCGGTCGAGGAGGCGCTGGCCGCGCTCGGCCGGCACGGCGACGACGCCAAGATCCTGGCCGGCGGGCAGAGCCTGCTGCCGGTCCTGCGGATGCGGCTCAACGCCCCGGAGGTCGTCATCGACCTCGGCGGCATCTCCTCGCTGCGGGGCATCCGCGACGACGGCGACGCCATCGTGATCGGCGCGATGACCACCCACCACGACGTGCGCGACCATGCCCTGGTCAAGGAGCACGCCCTGCTGCTGTCGAAGGCGGCGGCCGAGGTGGCCGACTCGCAGATCCGGCACCGCGGCACCTTCGGCGGGGCGCTGGCGCACGCCGACCCTGCCGGCGACCTCGGCGCGCCGGCGCTCGCGCTGGGCGCCCGGTTCGTCATCGCGGGCCCCGGCGGCACCCGCACGGTCGAGGCCGACGACTTCTTCGTCGACCTCTTCGAGACCGCGATCGGCGAGGACGAGATCCTCACCGAGGTGCGGATCCCCAAGCACACCGGTTGGGGCGCCCACTACGAGAAGTTCGTCCGGGTCGCCCACCAGTGGCCGATCGTGGCGGTCGCCGCGACGGTCCGCGGGTCGATCGACGAGGCGAAGGTCGGCCTGACCAACATGGGCTCCACCCCGCTGCGCGCCCGCGCCACCGAGGCGGCGCTGGCGGGCGCGACCGCCACCGAGGACGGCGTACGCGAGGCGGCGCAGCTCGCGTCGGAGGGCACCAGCCCGCCGTCGGACCTCAACGGCGCGGCCGACTACCGGCAGCACCTCGCCCGTGTGCTCACCGGCCGGGCGGTGCTCACGGCGGCGGGGTCGTAG
- a CDS encoding SRPBCC family protein, whose amino-acid sequence MELSHRFTVPIGVEETWAHFNDIASVAECFPGAQVTEADEESFAGSVKVKLGPIALLYNGSGTFVEKDPAAHRFVVEAKGKDKRGNGTAGATVTVSMDDAGGSTDVSVATDLSITGKPAQFGRGVMQDVSDKLLGQFVACLEQRLAEPEVAEPAPEAAAEPAPQPAVVPPVPQEPEPEPEPEPEPEPEALDLGSTVLPVLARSYWKQALAVVVGLLVLRRLLGRLLGR is encoded by the coding sequence GTGGAGCTCAGCCACCGCTTCACCGTCCCGATCGGCGTCGAGGAGACCTGGGCGCACTTCAACGACATCGCCTCGGTCGCCGAGTGCTTCCCGGGCGCGCAGGTCACCGAGGCCGACGAGGAGTCGTTCGCCGGCTCGGTGAAGGTCAAGCTCGGCCCGATCGCCCTGCTCTACAACGGCAGCGGCACCTTCGTGGAGAAGGACCCCGCGGCCCACCGCTTCGTCGTCGAGGCCAAGGGCAAGGACAAGCGGGGCAACGGCACCGCCGGCGCGACCGTGACGGTCTCGATGGACGACGCCGGGGGGTCCACCGACGTCTCGGTCGCGACCGACCTGTCGATCACCGGCAAGCCGGCGCAGTTCGGGCGCGGCGTGATGCAGGACGTCTCCGACAAGCTGCTCGGCCAGTTCGTCGCCTGCCTGGAGCAGCGGCTCGCCGAGCCGGAGGTGGCCGAGCCGGCACCAGAGGCGGCGGCCGAGCCGGCTCCCCAGCCGGCGGTGGTGCCACCCGTGCCCCAGGAGCCGGAGCCGGAGCCGGAGCCGGAGCCCGAGCCGGAACCCGAGGCGCTCGACCTCGGCAGCACGGTGCTCCCGGTGCTCGCCAGGTCCTACTGGAAGCAGGCGCTCGCGGTGGTCGTCGGCCTGCTGGTGCTGCGCCGGCTGCTCGGCCGGCTGCTCGGGAGGTAG
- a CDS encoding alpha-ketoglutarate-dependent dioxygenase AlkB, with protein sequence MDFQTSLFADAPAEHAGLAPERRQLSRGAWVDVQRNWLAAPDDVFSALVERVPWRAERREMYDAVVDVPRLVHTYLAADPLPHPALAQARAELSEHYLPELGEPFVSAGCCYYRDGRDSVAWHGDTIGRGRAADTMVAIVSVGDPRRLLLRPRGGGASIALTMGHGDLVVMGGSCQRTWEHAVPKVAHAGPRISVQYRPLNVF encoded by the coding sequence GTGGACTTCCAGACGTCCCTCTTCGCCGACGCCCCCGCCGAGCACGCGGGGCTCGCCCCCGAGCGCCGCCAGCTCTCCCGCGGCGCTTGGGTCGACGTCCAGCGCAACTGGCTCGCCGCGCCCGACGACGTCTTCAGCGCCCTCGTCGAGCGGGTGCCCTGGCGCGCCGAGCGGCGCGAGATGTACGACGCGGTGGTCGACGTGCCACGGCTGGTCCACACCTACCTCGCCGCCGACCCCCTGCCCCACCCGGCGCTCGCGCAGGCCCGCGCCGAGCTGAGCGAGCACTACCTGCCCGAGCTCGGCGAGCCGTTCGTGAGCGCCGGCTGCTGCTACTACCGCGACGGCCGCGACTCCGTCGCGTGGCACGGTGACACGATCGGCCGCGGCCGCGCGGCCGACACCATGGTCGCGATCGTCAGCGTCGGCGACCCGCGGCGCCTGCTGCTGCGCCCGCGGGGCGGTGGCGCGTCGATCGCCCTCACCATGGGCCACGGCGACCTCGTGGTGATGGGCGGCTCGTGCCAGCGCACGTGGGAGCACGCGGTGCCCAAGGTCGCCCACGCCGGGCCGCGGATCTCGGTCCAGTACCGCCCGCTCAACGTGTTCTGA